One Echinicola strongylocentroti DNA window includes the following coding sequences:
- a CDS encoding RagB/SusD family nutrient uptake outer membrane protein codes for MKRDTLNRRKYWKMPLTLLLVASGLGMLTGCNDLLEEEPKTVVAENFYQTAADLEAATNAIFTPLRKVRPEQVAVLSAHTDWGYGRGSRAQYNDFDGLNATNINTAAERWAQFYEGIRNANLVLFYAPQSDQVEEETRNRFLAEARFLRGLTYFDLVRNWGGVPLRTAENISEQNVPKATPGEVYDLILEDLLMAEENLPSQASQPGRPTAWAAKALLADVYLQLEDYDAASNKAAEVMDSGEFSLVPIQHEEDIQQKIFGPDLVTSTEEVFYLKYTRQSSQGNGLPWILNHPSTGLYNFGGAYAHYGDAANPFFEEWDDEDLRKQLWLPVDFGLGETTLVNGKFVERQAPDNTGAGNDLPIYRYAEVLLIYAEADARRAGSISSGALEAVNQVHRRAYGLDPVATSEVDYDLADMTVEAFLDVVLQEKAYELQFEGKRWLDLKRTGRAEEFVSKNKGVSIAERHYLWPIPVDELNYNTAMDASSDQNPGY; via the coding sequence ATGAAAAGAGATACGTTAAATAGACGAAAGTATTGGAAAATGCCCTTGACGCTGTTGTTGGTAGCAAGTGGTTTGGGGATGTTGACAGGGTGCAATGACCTGTTGGAGGAGGAGCCTAAGACAGTCGTGGCAGAGAATTTCTATCAAACTGCCGCAGACCTTGAAGCAGCCACCAATGCCATATTTACCCCATTGAGAAAAGTCCGGCCTGAGCAAGTAGCAGTACTCAGTGCCCATACGGATTGGGGTTATGGTCGTGGCAGCAGGGCACAGTACAATGATTTTGATGGCTTGAATGCTACCAATATCAATACTGCCGCTGAGCGATGGGCCCAATTCTATGAAGGGATCCGAAATGCCAATTTGGTCCTGTTTTATGCTCCCCAAAGTGACCAAGTAGAGGAAGAAACCCGCAATCGATTCTTGGCCGAAGCTAGGTTTCTAAGAGGGCTTACCTATTTTGATTTAGTGAGAAATTGGGGCGGTGTTCCACTTCGTACTGCTGAGAATATCTCCGAACAGAATGTGCCGAAAGCTACACCTGGCGAAGTATATGACTTGATACTAGAAGACCTCTTGATGGCCGAAGAAAACCTCCCTTCACAAGCTTCGCAACCAGGAAGGCCTACCGCTTGGGCTGCCAAGGCGCTTTTGGCAGATGTGTACTTGCAGCTGGAAGATTATGATGCCGCCAGTAACAAAGCGGCTGAGGTAATGGATTCTGGCGAATTTAGCTTGGTGCCTATCCAGCATGAGGAGGATATTCAGCAGAAAATTTTCGGACCGGATTTGGTCACGAGCACGGAAGAGGTTTTTTATCTCAAGTATACCCGTCAGTCTTCACAAGGCAATGGCCTGCCATGGATCTTAAACCATCCGAGTACAGGACTTTATAATTTTGGTGGTGCATATGCACATTATGGTGATGCTGCCAATCCATTTTTTGAGGAATGGGATGATGAAGATTTACGGAAACAGCTTTGGCTGCCGGTGGATTTTGGACTGGGTGAGACCACCTTGGTGAATGGAAAGTTTGTGGAAAGACAAGCTCCGGATAATACGGGGGCTGGAAATGATTTGCCTATCTATCGATATGCAGAAGTATTGTTGATTTATGCAGAGGCAGATGCAAGACGGGCGGGGAGCATAAGTTCAGGGGCGCTGGAGGCAGTGAACCAAGTACACCGGAGAGCTTACGGGCTAGACCCCGTAGCGACCAGTGAGGTGGACTATGACCTTGCTGATATGACTGTAGAGGCTTTTTTGGATGTTGTTTTGCAGGAAAAAGCCTATGAACTCCAGTTTGAGGGAAAAAGGTGGCTAGACCTCAAAAGAACTGGAAGAGCGGAGGAGTTTGTTTCCAAAAACAAAGGGGTAAGTATCGCCGAAAGACATTATCTATGGCCAATTCCTGTGGACGAGCTCAATTATAATACAGCCATGGACGCTTCGAGTGATCAGAATCCGGGATATTGA
- a CDS encoding ATP-binding cassette domain-containing protein: protein MSTLSPVKRLWRLLKLYKPEIRQIYTYAVFIGLVNLSLPLGIQAIINFLQTGELSSSWFFLVTVVLVGIGVAGILQVLQLRIVENIQQDIFARSAFEFAFRFPKMKAKEVDSIHAPELANRFFDTLTIQKGLPKILIDISLSTFQIFFGLLLLSVYSLYFIGMGLVIILVLYLLVKITGEVGLKTSIEESKYKYRLAHWLEEIGRARRTFQLNDPSSFHLKKSDNITVDYINSRESHFKVLLDQFKSFVGFKILIAAGILVVGGLLVFNQQMNIGQFVAAEIVIILIINSVEKLLRVWDNIYDVLTAFDKIGFVTDLELQENQGQEVVSSDVDCYLSFKKATFRHKGQTAPLFSDLDLKIPARARAVLNSKTGTGKSTLLQIMAGVQDLESGDILLNDISYSVLSRKSLHQKLGIVFASNQIFEGSIRENILVGREVSEKALLAVLRDLELEDYIKGLPNGLETILDSGGRRTPRCIIQKIHLARAICHGPGLLLMEDPLVNIPLEERSKLINFLTDDRHPWTLIVISDDEEWLKKSTMTVKL from the coding sequence ATGAGTACTTTATCTCCAGTAAAAAGGCTGTGGCGGCTGCTGAAACTTTACAAGCCAGAAATCAGGCAAATCTATACCTATGCTGTGTTTATTGGTTTGGTGAACCTTTCCCTGCCTTTGGGCATCCAGGCCATTATTAATTTTCTTCAGACAGGTGAGCTTTCCTCATCTTGGTTTTTTCTGGTTACTGTTGTGTTGGTGGGAATTGGCGTGGCAGGTATCCTTCAAGTCCTTCAGCTGCGCATAGTAGAAAATATCCAGCAAGACATCTTTGCCAGATCAGCTTTTGAGTTTGCCTTTAGGTTTCCCAAAATGAAAGCAAAGGAAGTGGACAGTATCCATGCGCCAGAGCTGGCCAATCGTTTCTTTGATACGCTGACGATACAAAAAGGATTGCCAAAAATTCTGATTGATATTTCCCTTTCCACCTTTCAGATATTTTTTGGTTTATTGCTTCTTTCCGTGTACAGCTTGTACTTTATTGGTATGGGGCTGGTCATTATACTCGTGCTTTACCTTCTGGTCAAGATAACTGGTGAGGTAGGGCTAAAGACCAGCATCGAGGAGAGTAAATACAAGTATCGCCTGGCACATTGGCTGGAGGAAATCGGACGGGCGAGGAGGACATTTCAGCTCAATGACCCCAGTTCCTTCCACCTTAAGAAGTCTGACAATATCACGGTGGATTATATCAATTCCCGAGAATCTCATTTTAAGGTACTATTGGATCAGTTTAAGTCTTTTGTAGGGTTTAAGATCCTGATTGCCGCTGGTATTCTCGTGGTTGGGGGACTGTTGGTGTTTAACCAGCAAATGAACATAGGACAATTTGTGGCCGCAGAGATCGTGATTATTTTGATTATCAATTCCGTAGAGAAATTGCTTAGGGTGTGGGATAATATTTACGACGTGCTGACCGCCTTCGATAAAATTGGTTTTGTTACAGACCTTGAATTGCAGGAAAACCAAGGTCAGGAGGTGGTGTCTTCGGACGTAGACTGTTACCTATCGTTTAAGAAGGCGACCTTTAGGCATAAAGGCCAAACAGCCCCCTTGTTCAGTGACTTGGACCTGAAAATCCCAGCAAGGGCCCGTGCAGTGCTAAATAGCAAGACAGGTACGGGGAAATCCACATTGCTCCAGATCATGGCAGGTGTACAGGACTTGGAGTCTGGCGATATTTTGCTGAATGATATTTCATATAGTGTGCTGAGTCGAAAGAGCCTACATCAAAAACTGGGAATAGTATTCGCTTCCAATCAGATTTTTGAAGGCAGTATCCGTGAGAATATCTTGGTGGGTAGAGAGGTTTCGGAGAAAGCACTTTTAGCAGTCCTCAGGGATTTGGAACTCGAAGATTACATCAAAGGGCTTCCAAACGGGCTGGAAACTATACTGGACAGCGGGGGAAGAAGGACGCCACGATGTATCATTCAGAAGATTCATTTGGCCAGGGCTATATGTCATGGTCCAGGTTTGCTGTTAATGGAAGATCCCTTGGTCAATATTCCTTTAGAGGAACGCAGCAAGTTGATCAATTTCCTCACTGATGACCGTCATCCCTGGACACTGATTGTCATCAGCGACGATGAAGAATGGTTGAAAAAAAGTACAATGACCGTGAAGTTGTAA